A genomic region of Streptomyces sp. R33 contains the following coding sequences:
- a CDS encoding HIT domain-containing protein — MLHPMTSEPEQQIGVGTQDAFQRLWTPHRMAYIQGENKPTGPEAGDGCPFCGIPEMSDQDGLVVARGRHVYAVLNLYPYNGGHLMVVPYRHVADYTELDAAETAELADLTKRAMIALRKASGAHGFNIGMNQGAAAGAGIAAHLHQHIVPRWGGDTNFMPVVGHTKVLPQLLADTRQMLADAWPTD; from the coding sequence ATGCTGCATCCCATGACGAGTGAGCCGGAGCAGCAGATCGGTGTGGGCACGCAGGACGCGTTCCAGCGTCTGTGGACGCCCCACCGGATGGCGTACATCCAGGGGGAGAACAAGCCGACCGGTCCGGAGGCCGGGGACGGCTGTCCCTTCTGCGGGATTCCGGAGATGTCCGACCAGGACGGCCTGGTCGTGGCCCGGGGCAGGCACGTCTACGCCGTGCTGAACCTGTACCCGTACAACGGCGGACACCTGATGGTCGTCCCGTACCGGCACGTCGCCGATTACACGGAGCTCGACGCGGCCGAGACGGCCGAGCTGGCCGATCTCACCAAGCGGGCCATGATCGCGCTGCGCAAGGCGTCCGGGGCGCACGGGTTCAACATCGGCATGAACCAGGGCGCGGCCGCGGGGGCCGGCATCGCGGCGCACCTGCACCAGCACATCGTGCCCCGCTGGGGCGGGGACACGAACTTCATGCCGGTGGTCGGCCACACCAAGGTGCTGCCCCAACTCTTGGCGGACACCCGCCAGATGCTCGCCGACGCCTGGCCCACCGACTAG
- a CDS encoding SsgA family sporulation/cell division regulator: MNTTVSCELHLRLVVSSESSLPVPAGLRYDTADPYAVHATFHTGAEETVEWVFARDLLAEGLHRPTGTGDVRVWPSRSHGQGVVCIALSSPEGEALLEAPARALESFLKRTDAAVPPGTEHRHFDLDKELSHILAES, from the coding sequence ATGAACACCACGGTCAGCTGCGAGCTGCACCTGCGCCTCGTTGTGTCGAGCGAGTCCTCACTGCCTGTCCCGGCGGGCCTGCGGTATGACACGGCCGATCCCTACGCCGTGCACGCCACCTTCCACACCGGCGCCGAGGAGACGGTCGAGTGGGTATTCGCCCGAGACCTCCTCGCTGAGGGCCTCCACCGGCCCACCGGAACCGGAGACGTCCGCGTCTGGCCGTCCCGCAGCCACGGTCAGGGCGTCGTCTGCATCGCCCTGAGCTCACCGGAGGGAGAAGCACTGCTCGAAGCACCCGCCCGCGCACTCGAGTCGTTCCTCAAGCGGACGGACGCCGCGGTTCCACCCGGGACCGAACACCGGCACTTCGACCTCGACAAAGAGCTCTCCCACATCCTGGCCGAAAGCTGA
- a CDS encoding DUF4365 domain-containing protein, protein MALAQPEPGGMLQGRTDPRTGPLRGTLATTACMETLQVGYLHAVAAAAGCSLSQPFPDNGIDWQVNHGAPEHAVDDEVTIKVQLKATYQVPPRPAGPTFAFTLDNEHLVKLARTPVAVHKILVVMLVPRERDQWLAAGHDRLDLRHCCYWTNLAGHPVTGRRRTTVRIPTTRIFDDRALCEIMTRVGSGGTP, encoded by the coding sequence ATGGCGCTCGCGCAGCCCGAACCGGGCGGGATGCTGCAGGGGCGGACCGATCCGCGGACCGGACCGCTGCGCGGCACGCTCGCCACCACCGCCTGCATGGAGACCCTCCAGGTGGGATACCTGCACGCCGTCGCCGCCGCGGCCGGCTGCTCGCTCTCCCAGCCCTTTCCGGACAACGGCATCGACTGGCAGGTCAACCACGGCGCGCCCGAACACGCCGTCGACGACGAGGTCACCATCAAGGTGCAGCTCAAGGCGACCTACCAGGTACCACCCAGACCGGCCGGTCCCACCTTCGCGTTCACCCTCGACAACGAGCACCTGGTGAAGCTGGCCCGCACGCCGGTCGCCGTCCACAAGATCCTCGTCGTGATGCTCGTCCCCCGAGAACGCGACCAGTGGCTGGCAGCCGGCCACGACCGGCTCGACCTGCGGCACTGCTGCTACTGGACCAACCTCGCCGGGCACCCCGTGACCGGCCGGCGCCGGACCACCGTACGGATCCCCACCACGCGGATCTTCGACGACCGGGCGCTGTGCGAGATCATGACCCGGGTCGGGTCGGGAGGGACTCCTTGA
- a CDS encoding potassium channel family protein, producing the protein MREQAETRDAVWERRTELPLFYASLVFLAGYAVRVLASDAHSLWRDVASVLVLVTWLCFIVDFLVRLVLSRQRPRRFIRLHWLDALVVLLPTLRPLRMVKVHDAIQAKHDRPRRGLYPRVITYAGLSSVLLGFSGALGIYHVERQDPSSPIHTFWDAVWCVCQTLTTVGYGDVTPVTARGRLIAVGLMTFGLGLLGAVTGSFSAWLIQVFRREGEEGPPENGSSPGAPQ; encoded by the coding sequence ATGCGCGAACAAGCCGAGACCCGGGACGCAGTGTGGGAGCGCCGTACCGAGCTGCCCCTGTTCTACGCCTCGCTGGTCTTCCTCGCCGGGTACGCGGTCCGCGTGCTGGCCAGCGACGCCCACAGCCTCTGGCGGGACGTCGCGAGCGTCCTGGTCCTGGTGACCTGGCTCTGCTTCATCGTGGACTTCCTGGTGCGGCTGGTCCTCAGCCGCCAGCGGCCGCGGCGTTTCATCCGCCTGCACTGGCTGGACGCCCTGGTCGTCCTGCTGCCGACGCTGCGGCCGCTGCGCATGGTCAAGGTCCACGACGCCATCCAGGCCAAGCACGACCGCCCGCGCCGCGGGCTCTACCCGCGCGTGATCACGTACGCCGGCCTCTCGTCGGTGCTGCTCGGCTTCTCCGGCGCGCTGGGCATCTACCACGTCGAGCGGCAGGACCCCTCGTCCCCGATCCACACGTTCTGGGACGCGGTGTGGTGCGTGTGCCAGACGCTGACCACGGTCGGCTACGGCGACGTGACCCCGGTGACGGCGAGGGGGCGGCTGATCGCGGTCGGGCTGATGACCTTCGGCCTGGGCCTGCTGGGCGCCGTGACGGGTTCCTTCTCGGCCTGGCTGATCCAGGTCTTCCGCCGGGAGGGCGAAGAGGGGCCCCCGGAGAACGGCAGTTCTCCGGGGGCCCCTCAGTGA
- a CDS encoding SRPBCC family protein, translating to MDRSRAGNTDRRHRDRWNRYRFRSVWDLDAPPARVYAVLEQTGDYPRWWPQVRSVEQIDGHSGTLHIRSVLPYEIRTTATELLRDPGRGLLEAALHGDIEGWARWTVRARRGAGGRGTRALYEQEVEVQSPLLRRLAIPARPAFRLNHALMMRAGRRALAARLAAPPEAV from the coding sequence ATGGACCGCAGCCGCGCAGGGAACACCGACCGCCGCCACCGGGACCGCTGGAACCGCTACCGCTTCCGCAGCGTGTGGGACCTCGACGCCCCGCCCGCCCGGGTCTACGCCGTACTCGAGCAGACCGGGGACTACCCGCGCTGGTGGCCCCAGGTCCGCTCCGTCGAGCAGATCGACGGGCACAGCGGCACCCTGCACATCCGCTCCGTCCTCCCGTACGAGATCCGCACGACCGCCACCGAACTCCTCCGCGACCCGGGCCGGGGCCTCCTGGAGGCCGCCCTGCACGGCGACATCGAGGGCTGGGCGCGGTGGACCGTACGCGCCCGGCGAGGCGCCGGCGGGCGCGGCACGCGGGCCCTGTACGAGCAGGAGGTCGAGGTGCAGAGCCCCCTGCTGCGGCGCCTCGCGATCCCCGCGCGGCCCGCGTTCCGGCTCAACCACGCCCTGATGATGCGGGCCGGGCGGCGCGCTCTCGCCGCCCGGCTGGCCGCCCCACCGGAAGCGGTTTGA
- a CDS encoding TIGR02611 family protein → MNTGSDRGTEASSADDASTQQTTEEAPHVSKAPAFIKSRRTLHLSWQVGVFVVGLAVIGAGVAMLVLPGPGWVAIFAGLAIWATEFAWAHLVLRWTKRKVTEAAQKALDPKVRRRNIILTSVGLVIAGALVGFYLWKYGLTLPWNLKDQ, encoded by the coding sequence ATGAATACGGGGAGTGACCGCGGGACCGAAGCGTCCTCAGCCGACGACGCCAGCACCCAGCAGACCACGGAAGAAGCGCCGCACGTATCGAAGGCTCCCGCCTTCATCAAGTCGCGCCGCACCCTGCACCTGAGCTGGCAGGTCGGCGTCTTCGTCGTCGGCCTCGCCGTCATCGGCGCAGGCGTCGCCATGCTCGTCCTGCCGGGCCCCGGCTGGGTCGCGATCTTCGCGGGCCTGGCGATCTGGGCCACCGAGTTCGCCTGGGCCCACCTGGTGCTGCGCTGGACCAAGCGCAAGGTCACCGAGGCCGCGCAGAAGGCGCTGGACCCGAAGGTCCGCCGCCGCAACATCATCCTGACCAGCGTCGGGCTCGTGATCGCGGGCGCGCTGGTCGGCTTCTACCTGTGGAAGTACGGGCTCACGCTGCCCTGGAACCTCAAGGACCAGTGA
- a CDS encoding 3'-5' exonuclease encodes MTRWYEGPLAAFDTETTGVDVEQDRIVSAALVVQECAGGRVRSTRWLVNPGIPVPPGATEVHGLTDDHLQRNGRWPAPVVEEIARALGEQQVAGRPVVVMNAPFDLTLLDRELRRHRASTLARYLDNRPLTVLDPRVLDKHLDRYRKGRRTLTDLCAHYGIELEGAHDAAVDALASLEVVRAVGRRFAARLERLTPAELHTLQAVWHAAQARGLQAWFARQGTPESVDPHWPLRPELPAAA; translated from the coding sequence ATGACGCGCTGGTACGAGGGCCCGCTGGCCGCATTCGACACGGAGACGACCGGGGTGGACGTGGAGCAGGACCGGATCGTGTCCGCCGCTCTCGTCGTGCAGGAGTGTGCGGGCGGCCGGGTCCGCTCCACCCGCTGGCTGGTCAATCCCGGGATTCCGGTGCCCCCGGGCGCCACGGAAGTGCACGGTCTGACCGATGACCACCTCCAGCGCAACGGGCGGTGGCCCGCGCCGGTCGTGGAGGAGATAGCCCGTGCGCTCGGGGAGCAGCAGGTGGCGGGCCGGCCGGTGGTGGTGATGAACGCGCCCTTCGATCTGACGCTGCTGGACCGGGAGTTGCGCCGGCACCGGGCGTCGACGCTGGCGCGCTATCTGGACAACCGGCCGCTGACGGTGCTGGATCCGAGGGTGCTGGACAAGCACCTGGACCGGTACCGCAAGGGCCGCCGGACACTGACGGACCTGTGCGCGCACTACGGGATAGAGCTGGAGGGGGCGCATGACGCGGCGGTGGACGCGCTGGCCTCGCTGGAGGTCGTACGGGCGGTGGGGCGCCGGTTCGCGGCGCGGCTGGAGCGGCTGACGCCGGCGGAGCTGCACACGCTGCAGGCGGTGTGGCACGCGGCGCAGGCGCGGGGGCTGCAGGCGTGGTTCGCGCGCCAGGGGACGCCGGAGTCGGTGGACCCGCACTGGCCGCTGCGGCCGGAGCTGCCGGCTGCGGCGTAG
- a CDS encoding DsbA family protein, giving the protein MTDSVILDVWCELQCPDCHRALGDVHALRARYGDRLDIRLRHFPLEKHKHAFAAAQAAEEAAEQGRAWPYVEAVLARTAELGERGEAVLLDVARELGLDAEEFDTALIDGRHILIVDADQAEGKAIGVTGTPTYVIGGERLDGGKSQEGLRARIEEIADRLLAAGNG; this is encoded by the coding sequence ATGACCGATTCCGTGATCCTCGACGTCTGGTGCGAACTCCAGTGCCCGGACTGCCACCGCGCCCTGGGCGACGTACACGCCCTGCGGGCCCGCTACGGCGACCGGCTGGACATCCGGCTGCGCCACTTCCCGCTGGAGAAGCACAAGCACGCCTTCGCCGCGGCGCAGGCCGCCGAGGAGGCCGCAGAGCAGGGCCGGGCCTGGCCGTACGTGGAGGCCGTACTGGCCCGCACCGCGGAGCTCGGCGAGCGCGGCGAGGCCGTACTGCTGGACGTCGCGCGTGAACTCGGCCTCGACGCCGAGGAGTTCGACACCGCCCTGATCGACGGCCGGCACATCCTGATCGTCGACGCCGACCAGGCCGAGGGCAAGGCGATCGGGGTGACCGGCACCCCGACGTACGTGATCGGTGGCGAGCGCCTCGACGGCGGCAAGAGCCAGGAGGGACTGCGCGCCCGCATCGAGGAGATCGCGGACCGCCTGCTGGCCGCCGGCAACGGCTAG
- a CDS encoding GNAT family N-acetyltransferase, protein MTVPSPLDVRALDLAQDATATAVHRIGRAAYAVEAELIGFDGIPALRESLTQMREQPLHWLGAVAQDGSIAGFLAWQEQPDGSAGIDRLCVSPAWFRRGAASLLLRHVLSELLPDRTVTVTTGAANTPALTLYTRLGFTRGPDFSPAPGLTMAAFTADGSGPAGRSGRAGVRGAGSGAEPRAL, encoded by the coding sequence GTGACCGTGCCGAGCCCGCTCGACGTCCGGGCGCTGGACCTGGCGCAGGACGCCACGGCGACGGCGGTGCACCGGATCGGCCGGGCCGCGTACGCGGTGGAGGCGGAGCTGATCGGCTTCGACGGCATCCCGGCGCTGCGCGAGAGCCTCACGCAGATGCGGGAGCAGCCGCTGCACTGGCTCGGCGCGGTCGCGCAGGACGGCTCGATCGCCGGCTTCCTGGCGTGGCAGGAGCAGCCGGACGGCAGCGCCGGCATCGACCGCCTCTGCGTGTCCCCGGCCTGGTTCCGCCGCGGCGCCGCCTCGCTCCTGCTCCGCCACGTCCTGTCCGAGCTCCTGCCCGACCGTACGGTCACGGTCACGACGGGCGCGGCGAACACGCCCGCGCTGACCCTGTACACCCGCCTGGGCTTCACCCGCGGCCCGGACTTCTCCCCCGCCCCGGGCCTCACGATGGCCGCGTTCACCGCCGACGGATCCGGCCCGGCCGGCAGATCCGGCCGGGCCGGCGTTCGAGGCGCGGGGTCCGGGGCGGAGCCCCGGGCCCTTTGA
- the thrS gene encoding threonine--tRNA ligase produces MSDVRVIIQRDSERDERVVATGTTAAELFAGERTIVAARVAGELKDLAYVVQDGEIVEPVEISSPDGLDILRHSTAHVMAQAVQELFPEAKLGIGPPVQNGFYYDFDVARPFTPEDLKAIEKKMQEIQKRGQRFSRRVVTDEAAREELADEPYKLELIGIKGSASTDDGANVEVGGGELTIYDNLDAKTGELCWKDLCRGPHLPTTRNIPAFKLMRNAAAYWRGSEKNPMLQRIYGTAWPSKDELKAHLDFLAEAEKRDHRKLGNELDLFSIPDEIGSGLAVFHPRGGIIRRTMEDYSRRRHEEEGYEFVYSPHATKGALFEKSGHLDWYAEGMYPPMQLDGGTDYYLKPMNCPMHNLIFDARGRSYRELPLRLFEFGTVYRYEKSGVVHGLTRARGFTQDDAHIYCTREQMAEELDRTLTFVLNLLRDYGLTDFYLELSTKDPEKFVGSDEVWEEATAVLQQVAEKQGLPLTPDPGGAAFYGPKISVQARDAIGRTWQMSTVQLDFNLPERFNLEYTAPDGSRQRPVMIHRALFGSIERFFAVLLEHYAGAMPPWLAPVQAVGIPIGDGHVEYLQEFAAEAKKKGLRVEVDASSDRMQKKIRNHQKLKVPFMIIVGDEDMAAGTVSFRYRDGSQENGIAKDEALAKLAKVVEDRVQV; encoded by the coding sequence GTGTCAGACGTCCGTGTGATCATCCAACGCGATTCCGAGCGGGACGAGCGCGTGGTGGCCACGGGCACTACGGCGGCCGAGCTGTTCGCAGGCGAGCGCACCATCGTCGCCGCGCGTGTGGCGGGCGAGCTCAAGGATCTTGCGTACGTCGTCCAGGACGGCGAGATCGTCGAGCCCGTCGAGATCTCCTCCCCGGACGGCCTCGACATCCTGCGCCACTCCACCGCGCACGTCATGGCGCAGGCCGTGCAGGAGCTCTTCCCCGAGGCCAAGCTGGGCATCGGCCCGCCGGTCCAGAACGGCTTCTACTACGACTTCGACGTGGCCCGGCCCTTCACCCCGGAGGACCTGAAGGCCATCGAGAAGAAGATGCAGGAGATCCAGAAGCGCGGCCAGCGCTTCTCCCGCCGCGTCGTCACCGACGAGGCGGCCCGCGAGGAGCTCGCCGACGAGCCGTACAAGCTCGAGCTCATCGGCATCAAGGGTTCGGCTTCGACCGACGACGGTGCGAACGTCGAGGTGGGCGGCGGCGAGCTGACCATCTACGACAACCTGGACGCCAAGACCGGCGAGCTGTGCTGGAAGGACCTCTGCCGCGGTCCCCACCTGCCCACCACCCGCAACATCCCGGCGTTCAAGCTGATGCGCAACGCGGCCGCCTACTGGCGCGGCAGCGAGAAGAACCCGATGCTCCAGCGCATCTACGGCACCGCGTGGCCGTCGAAGGACGAGCTGAAGGCCCACCTCGACTTCCTCGCCGAGGCCGAGAAGCGCGACCACCGCAAGCTCGGCAACGAGCTGGACCTCTTCTCCATCCCGGACGAGATCGGCTCCGGCCTCGCCGTCTTCCACCCCCGCGGCGGCATCATCCGCCGGACCATGGAGGACTACTCGCGCCGCCGGCACGAGGAGGAGGGCTACGAGTTCGTCTACAGCCCGCACGCCACCAAGGGCGCCCTCTTCGAGAAGAGCGGCCACCTGGACTGGTACGCGGAGGGCATGTACCCCCCCATGCAGCTCGATGGTGGTACCGACTACTACCTCAAGCCCATGAACTGCCCGATGCACAACCTGATCTTCGACGCGCGCGGCCGCTCCTACCGCGAACTGCCGCTGCGCCTGTTCGAGTTCGGCACCGTGTACCGGTACGAGAAGTCGGGTGTGGTCCACGGACTGACCCGGGCCCGCGGCTTCACCCAGGACGACGCGCACATCTACTGCACCCGTGAGCAGATGGCCGAGGAGCTCGACCGGACCCTCACCTTCGTGCTGAACCTGCTGCGCGACTACGGTCTGACCGACTTCTACCTGGAGCTGTCGACCAAGGACCCGGAGAAGTTCGTCGGCTCGGACGAGGTCTGGGAGGAGGCCACCGCGGTCCTCCAGCAGGTCGCCGAGAAGCAGGGCCTCCCGCTGACCCCCGACCCGGGCGGCGCGGCCTTCTACGGCCCGAAGATCTCCGTGCAGGCGCGCGACGCCATCGGCCGTACCTGGCAGATGTCGACCGTCCAGCTGGACTTCAACCTCCCGGAGCGGTTCAACCTCGAGTACACCGCGCCGGACGGCTCGCGCCAGCGGCCGGTCATGATCCACCGCGCGCTGTTCGGCTCCATCGAGCGGTTCTTCGCCGTGCTGCTGGAGCACTACGCGGGCGCCATGCCGCCGTGGCTGGCCCCGGTCCAGGCCGTCGGCATCCCGATCGGCGACGGGCACGTGGAGTACCTGCAGGAGTTCGCCGCCGAGGCGAAGAAGAAGGGCCTGCGGGTCGAGGTGGACGCCTCGTCCGACCGCATGCAGAAGAAGATCCGCAACCACCAGAAGCTCAAGGTCCCGTTCATGATCATCGTCGGGGACGAGGACATGGCCGCGGGCACCGTCTCCTTCCGCTACCGCGACGGTTCGCAGGAGAACGGCATCGCCAAGGACGAGGCCCTGGCCAAGCTGGCCAAGGTCGTGGAGGACCGCGTCCAGGTCTGA
- a CDS encoding SCO7613 C-terminal domain-containing membrane protein, producing the protein MATPPPGSPLPPDRELVLIDRELAQLEARRGYLLARRDWLLRLPAPGGWTAPGVPARPRPAEASAPSAQNVLLTLGAVLLAVAALAFTLVSWGSMGIAGRSAVLAVVTAAALGAPALLLRRGLRSTAESVAAVGLLLTVLDAYAVYAVAVPGVDGAAYTAGAAAVLAALWAGYARVLPGLLIPLPAAVLTAQLPLPLAAVASAAGPVGVGWALLVTAALDAALVLTAQGVRARASVFGPAAVSAAVLAAGALLTGLSESAQAGSAAAAAGPALLLAAGAVLGVGVAWREPSAMAAAVAGALAAVAALGGLARPGLSREWTVVVVLLLALPLLAAVRATALPVAVRRGLARAGAGVAALAAVSALLPAVGSLVFRIGVLGEVWAATAPSRDAYGPGPAAAVTLLVAAGAAGWLARVLPRPEPGVIAVVLAWAGLFTAPMACGLPVAAVLAAQLAVTAAAGAYALRAARGPGYAAAVCAAVGALNLSVAALDGRTATFAVFGLLGAGCAAGAAYGPAALPTRAGGAVLAVGYAGGTVAALGALWGLAVAWWALPLLAVPAAVAALGPRLGRVRIPAEIAAGVVGAVALLLPVREPALSALVCALAGVVCAGAAVRAERRGLGWAAGALFVAAAWIRLWASGVAAPEAYTLPVTVLALAVGFLRRRRDAQASSWTAYGPGLGATLLPSLVAAWGDPYWLRPLLLGLAALAVTLLGAHRRLQAPLLLGGGTLAAVALHELAPYLVQVVDALPRWLPPALAGLLLLVVGATYEKRLRDARRLRAALGRLR; encoded by the coding sequence ATGGCGACTCCACCACCCGGCTCCCCCCTCCCGCCCGACCGGGAGCTCGTGCTCATCGACCGCGAACTGGCCCAACTCGAGGCCCGGCGCGGTTATCTGCTGGCCCGCCGGGACTGGCTGCTGCGGCTTCCGGCGCCGGGCGGGTGGACGGCGCCGGGCGTTCCCGCCCGGCCCCGGCCGGCGGAGGCCTCGGCCCCGAGTGCGCAGAACGTGCTGCTGACCTTGGGCGCGGTGCTGCTGGCGGTGGCTGCGCTGGCGTTCACGCTGGTCAGTTGGGGGTCCATGGGGATCGCCGGGCGCAGTGCGGTGCTGGCCGTGGTGACGGCGGCCGCGCTGGGCGCGCCGGCGCTGCTGCTGCGCCGGGGGCTGCGGTCGACGGCCGAGTCGGTGGCGGCGGTGGGGCTGCTGCTGACGGTGCTGGACGCGTACGCGGTGTACGCGGTCGCGGTCCCGGGGGTGGACGGCGCCGCGTACACGGCGGGGGCGGCGGCGGTGCTGGCGGCGCTGTGGGCGGGGTACGCCCGGGTGCTGCCGGGGCTGCTGATCCCGCTGCCGGCGGCGGTGCTGACGGCGCAGCTCCCGCTGCCGCTGGCGGCGGTGGCCTCGGCGGCGGGCCCGGTGGGGGTCGGCTGGGCCCTGCTGGTGACGGCGGCGCTGGACGCGGCGCTCGTGCTGACGGCGCAGGGGGTGCGTGCGCGGGCGTCGGTGTTCGGTCCGGCGGCGGTGAGCGCGGCCGTCCTCGCGGCGGGGGCCCTGCTGACCGGACTGTCGGAGTCGGCGCAGGCCGGCTCGGCGGCCGCGGCGGCCGGTCCGGCGCTGCTGCTGGCGGCGGGCGCGGTGCTGGGCGTCGGGGTGGCCTGGCGGGAGCCTTCGGCGATGGCGGCGGCGGTCGCAGGGGCTCTGGCGGCGGTGGCGGCGCTCGGCGGCCTGGCCCGTCCCGGGCTGTCGCGCGAGTGGACGGTGGTGGTGGTCCTGCTGCTCGCCCTGCCGCTGCTGGCGGCGGTACGGGCGACCGCGCTCCCGGTGGCGGTCCGGCGCGGCCTGGCCCGGGCCGGGGCGGGGGTGGCGGCACTGGCCGCGGTGTCGGCGCTGCTGCCCGCGGTGGGCTCGCTGGTGTTCCGGATCGGGGTGCTGGGCGAGGTGTGGGCGGCGACGGCCCCCTCCCGGGACGCGTACGGGCCGGGTCCGGCGGCCGCGGTGACCCTGCTGGTCGCGGCGGGGGCCGCCGGGTGGCTGGCGCGGGTCCTGCCCCGCCCGGAGCCGGGCGTGATCGCGGTGGTCCTGGCCTGGGCGGGGCTGTTCACGGCGCCGATGGCCTGCGGGCTGCCGGTGGCGGCGGTGCTCGCGGCCCAGCTGGCGGTGACGGCGGCGGCCGGGGCGTACGCGCTGCGGGCGGCACGCGGCCCGGGGTACGCGGCTGCGGTGTGCGCCGCGGTGGGGGCCCTGAACCTGTCGGTGGCCGCGCTGGACGGCCGTACGGCCACGTTCGCGGTGTTCGGGCTGCTCGGTGCGGGCTGCGCGGCGGGGGCGGCGTACGGGCCCGCCGCGCTGCCCACACGGGCCGGCGGGGCGGTGCTGGCCGTCGGGTACGCCGGGGGCACGGTGGCGGCGCTGGGGGCGCTGTGGGGGCTCGCGGTGGCCTGGTGGGCGCTGCCCCTGCTGGCGGTCCCGGCGGCGGTGGCGGCGCTCGGCCCGCGCCTGGGCCGGGTGCGGATCCCGGCGGAGATCGCGGCGGGCGTGGTGGGCGCGGTGGCGCTGCTCCTGCCCGTCCGGGAGCCGGCGCTGTCGGCGCTGGTGTGCGCGCTGGCGGGGGTGGTCTGCGCGGGCGCGGCGGTACGGGCGGAGCGGCGCGGGCTCGGCTGGGCGGCCGGGGCCCTGTTCGTGGCGGCGGCCTGGATCCGGCTCTGGGCGTCCGGGGTGGCGGCGCCGGAGGCGTACACGCTGCCGGTGACGGTGCTCGCCCTCGCGGTGGGCTTCCTGCGCCGCCGCCGGGACGCGCAGGCTTCGTCCTGGACGGCGTACGGGCCGGGCCTGGGGGCGACGCTGCTGCCGAGCCTGGTCGCGGCCTGGGGGGACCCGTACTGGCTGCGGCCGCTGCTGCTGGGCCTGGCGGCGCTCGCGGTGACGCTGCTCGGCGCGCACCGGCGGCTCCAGGCCCCGCTGCTGCTCGGCGGCGGCACCCTTGCGGCGGTGGCCCTGCACGAGCTGGCCCCGTACCTGGTCCAGGTGGTCGACGCGCTGCCGCGCTGGCTGCCGCCGGCGCTGGCGGGGCTGCTGCTCCTGGTGGTGGGGGCGACGTACGAGAAGCGGCTGCGGGACGCGCGCCGGCTGCGGGCGGCGCTGGGCCGGCTGAGGTGA
- a CDS encoding CGNR zinc finger domain-containing protein — protein MQIPHDTRRALDVVVALVNTAAEADQPDGLADVGSLREFVREYEISDVGELGARDLAGVRTVRGKFAQVFGAANPRAAAGLINELVATAGTTPQLTDHDGYDWHVHYFAPGASLGDHLAADGGMALAFIVVSGEQERLRRCEAPDCRRAFVDLSRNRSRRYCDSRTCGNRLHVAAYRARRKEADAGASEQEEVMHGGQ, from the coding sequence GTGCAGATTCCCCACGACACCCGTCGCGCGCTCGACGTCGTCGTCGCGCTGGTGAACACCGCGGCCGAGGCGGACCAGCCCGACGGGCTGGCGGACGTCGGCTCGCTGCGCGAGTTCGTACGCGAGTACGAGATCAGCGACGTCGGCGAGCTCGGCGCCCGCGACCTCGCCGGGGTGCGCACCGTCCGCGGCAAATTCGCGCAAGTGTTCGGGGCGGCCAACCCCCGGGCCGCGGCCGGACTGATCAACGAGCTGGTGGCGACCGCGGGCACCACCCCGCAGCTGACCGACCACGACGGCTACGACTGGCACGTCCACTACTTCGCGCCGGGTGCCTCGCTCGGCGACCACCTCGCGGCCGACGGCGGCATGGCGCTGGCGTTCATCGTGGTCTCCGGGGAGCAGGAGCGGCTGCGCCGCTGCGAGGCCCCCGACTGCCGGCGGGCCTTCGTGGACCTCTCCCGGAACCGCTCGCGGCGCTACTGCGACAGCCGGACCTGCGGGAACCGGCTGCACGTGGCGGCGTACCGGGCCCGGCGCAAGGAGGCCGACGCGGGAGCGTCAGAGCAGGAAGAGGTCATGCACGGCGGCCAGTAG